A genomic region of Crocosphaera sp. UHCC 0190 contains the following coding sequences:
- the cimA gene encoding citramalate synthase: MGTVNRIWLYDTTLRDGAQREGISLSLEDKLKIARQLDKMGVPFIEGGWPGANPKDVQFFWKLQEEPLTQAEVVAFCSTRRPHKLAAEDQLLKAILAAGTRWVTIFGKSWDLHVTEGLKTTLEENLKMIADTIEYLRSQGRRVIYDAEHWFDGYVNNPDYALETLKAAKAAGAEWLVLCDTNGGTLPHDVSRIVQDVVVALEIEPDTDGPQLGIHTHNDSGTAVANGLAGVVEGVRMVQGTINGYGERCGNANLCTLIPNLQLKMGYECLSENQLTQLTKTSRLISEMVNLAPDDHGPFVGRSAFAHKGGIHVSAVQKNPLTYEHIKPEQIGNERRIVISEQSGLSNVLSKAKSFGIELTKDDVACRHILEKLKELEHEGYQFEAAEASFELLMRQALGQRETLFQLKGFQVHCDMLYGEGMPYSNALATIKLTVNGEDRLEVAEGNGPVSALDSALRKALVNFYPEIAQFHLTDYKVRILDGGSGTSANTRVLIESSNGQERWTTVGVSPNILEASYQAVVEGIEYGLLLKSSLKKSVITTI, translated from the coding sequence ATGGGGACAGTTAACCGCATTTGGCTATACGATACCACCCTCAGAGATGGGGCCCAACGGGAAGGAATTTCCTTATCTTTAGAAGATAAGCTGAAAATTGCCCGTCAATTGGATAAAATGGGGGTTCCTTTTATTGAAGGAGGATGGCCGGGAGCTAACCCCAAGGATGTACAATTTTTCTGGAAGTTACAAGAAGAACCCCTCACCCAAGCGGAAGTGGTGGCCTTTTGTTCTACCCGTCGCCCTCATAAGTTGGCAGCAGAGGATCAACTTTTAAAGGCAATTTTAGCAGCCGGAACTCGTTGGGTGACAATTTTTGGCAAATCTTGGGATCTTCACGTCACAGAGGGGTTAAAAACCACCCTAGAGGAGAATTTAAAGATGATCGCAGATACGATTGAGTATCTTCGCAGTCAGGGAAGACGGGTGATTTATGATGCGGAACATTGGTTTGATGGCTATGTTAATAACCCTGATTATGCCTTAGAAACCCTCAAAGCAGCGAAAGCAGCCGGGGCAGAATGGTTAGTTCTTTGTGATACCAATGGGGGAACTTTACCCCACGATGTTAGCCGCATTGTTCAGGATGTGGTGGTTGCCTTGGAAATTGAACCGGATACCGATGGGCCACAATTAGGCATTCATACTCATAATGATTCGGGAACTGCTGTGGCCAATGGGTTAGCGGGGGTAGTTGAAGGGGTAAGAATGGTACAGGGAACCATCAATGGTTATGGGGAACGTTGTGGCAATGCGAATTTATGTACATTAATTCCCAATTTACAATTAAAAATGGGCTATGAATGTTTAAGTGAAAATCAGTTAACTCAATTAACAAAAACTAGCCGTTTAATCAGTGAAATGGTCAATTTAGCCCCGGATGATCATGGACCGTTTGTGGGGCGTTCTGCCTTTGCTCATAAGGGGGGAATTCATGTGTCAGCCGTGCAGAAAAATCCCCTCACTTATGAACATATTAAACCGGAACAAATTGGTAATGAAAGACGCATTGTAATTTCGGAACAGTCGGGATTAAGTAATGTGTTATCGAAGGCCAAATCTTTTGGTATTGAGTTAACTAAAGATGATGTTGCTTGTCGTCATATTTTAGAAAAATTGAAGGAATTGGAACACGAAGGCTATCAATTTGAAGCAGCAGAAGCGAGTTTTGAATTGTTAATGCGTCAAGCATTGGGACAGCGAGAAACTCTATTTCAATTAAAAGGTTTTCAGGTTCATTGTGATATGTTGTATGGGGAAGGAATGCCCTATAGTAACGCTTTAGCCACCATTAAACTAACGGTGAATGGAGAGGATAGATTAGAGGTTGCAGAGGGTAATGGGCCGGTTTCTGCTTTAGATAGTGCCTTAAGAAAGGCTTTAGTCAATTTTTATCCTGAAATTGCTCAATTTCATTTGACTGATTATAAGGTGAGAATTTTGGATGGAGGTTCAGGAACTTCTGCTAATACTCGTGTTTTAATTGAGTCGAGTAATGGTCAGGAACGCTGGACAACGGTGGGGGTTTCTCCTAATATTTTAGAGGCTTCTTATCAGGCAGTAGTTGAAGGGATTGAATATGGATTGTTGTTAAAATCTTCCCTTAAAAAGTCTGTGATTACAACAATTTAG
- a CDS encoding universal stress protein → MTYQKILVPLSHTDDREKVFTQALNLAKQDKSILKLFHCISSDVYITPYGTFTTSQLTTLLPQWQQRLETEQQSIVEWLTDYSQQGSAQGISVEWDWKIGDPSTSIVQMAKTWEADLIMMGRRGLTGLSEMLLGSVSNYVVHHAPCSVLLIK, encoded by the coding sequence ATGACATATCAAAAAATATTAGTGCCTTTATCCCATACAGATGACAGGGAAAAAGTCTTTACTCAAGCCTTAAACCTGGCCAAACAAGACAAAAGCATTTTAAAACTCTTTCACTGCATTTCCTCTGATGTTTATATTACCCCCTATGGAACCTTTACCACCAGCCAATTAACCACCTTGCTACCCCAATGGCAACAACGGCTAGAAACGGAGCAACAAAGCATCGTAGAATGGTTAACAGACTATAGTCAACAAGGCTCAGCACAGGGAATTTCTGTCGAGTGGGATTGGAAAATTGGCGATCCCAGTACCTCCATTGTGCAAATGGCAAAAACTTGGGAAGCCGATCTGATTATGATGGGACGTAGAGGCTTAACCGGATTATCAGAAATGTTACTGGGAAGTGTGAGCAATTATGTGGTTCATCATGCTCCTTGCTCTGTATTGCTCATCAAATAA
- the ftsH3 gene encoding ATP-dependent zinc metalloprotease FtsH3: MNKNNKKWRNAGLYALLLIVVLALASAFLDNNNSQSRESLTYSEFINRVETHKIDRVTLSADRTQARVPNPNNGAPLLVNLPPNDAELINILSKNGVDIAVQPQNDEGIWFRVASSLFLPILLLVGLFFLLRRAQSGPGSQAMNFGKSKARVQMEPQTQVTFGDVAGIEQAKLELTEVVDFLKNADRFTAIGAKIPKGVLLVGPPGTGKTLLARAVAGEAGVPFFSISGSEFVEMFVGVGASRVRDLFEQAKTNAPCIVFIDEIDAVGRQRGAGLGGGNDEREQTLNQLLTEMDGFEGNTGIIIIAATNRPDVLDAALLRPGRFDRQVVVDRPDYAGRQEILKVHARGKTLSKDVDLDKIARRTPGFTGADLSNLLNEAAILAARRNLTEISMDEVNDAIDRVLAGPEKKNRVMSEKRKTLVAFHEAGHALVGALMPDYDPVQKISIIPRGRAGGLTWFTPSEDRMESGLYSRSYLQNQMAVALGGRVAEEIIFGEEEVTTGASNDLQQVARVARQMITRFGMSDRLGPVALGRQGGSVFLGRDIASDRDFSDETASAIDEEVRQLVDTAYQRAKDVLVSNRQILDKLAEMLVEKETVDSDELQEILSSNEVKMASIA; encoded by the coding sequence GTGAACAAAAATAACAAAAAATGGCGCAATGCCGGACTATACGCACTCTTATTGATTGTCGTATTAGCTCTAGCATCAGCTTTTCTAGATAACAATAACTCCCAAAGTCGGGAAAGTTTAACCTATAGTGAGTTTATTAACCGAGTAGAAACCCATAAAATTGACCGGGTAACTTTAAGCGCAGATAGAACCCAAGCGAGAGTTCCTAACCCCAACAATGGCGCACCTTTGCTGGTTAACTTGCCTCCCAATGATGCTGAATTAATCAATATTTTGTCTAAAAATGGGGTAGACATCGCCGTACAACCCCAAAATGATGAAGGTATCTGGTTCCGCGTTGCCAGTAGTCTATTCTTGCCTATTCTACTTCTCGTCGGATTATTCTTCCTGTTGCGACGGGCCCAGAGTGGCCCTGGTTCTCAGGCCATGAACTTTGGCAAGTCCAAAGCGCGGGTACAAATGGAACCCCAAACCCAAGTAACCTTTGGGGACGTGGCCGGTATTGAACAGGCAAAATTAGAACTCACCGAAGTGGTAGATTTCCTGAAAAATGCCGATCGCTTTACTGCTATTGGTGCCAAAATTCCCAAAGGAGTCTTATTAGTCGGCCCTCCTGGAACCGGAAAAACTCTCTTAGCGCGGGCCGTAGCGGGAGAAGCGGGTGTGCCTTTCTTCAGTATTTCTGGCTCAGAATTTGTGGAAATGTTCGTCGGGGTGGGTGCATCTCGTGTTCGTGACTTGTTTGAACAAGCGAAAACCAACGCCCCTTGTATTGTCTTTATTGATGAAATCGACGCAGTGGGCCGTCAACGGGGGGCCGGTTTAGGAGGAGGTAACGACGAACGGGAACAAACCCTCAACCAACTCTTAACAGAAATGGACGGGTTTGAAGGGAATACAGGCATTATCATCATTGCTGCTACTAACCGTCCTGATGTCTTAGACGCAGCTTTATTACGTCCTGGTCGTTTTGACCGTCAAGTGGTGGTTGATCGCCCTGACTATGCGGGTCGTCAAGAAATCCTTAAAGTTCATGCCCGTGGGAAGACTCTTTCTAAAGACGTTGACCTCGATAAAATTGCCCGTCGGACTCCTGGGTTTACCGGAGCAGACTTGTCTAATCTGTTAAATGAAGCAGCCATTTTAGCGGCCCGTCGCAATTTGACCGAAATTTCTATGGATGAGGTCAATGATGCCATTGATCGCGTTTTAGCCGGGCCTGAGAAGAAAAATCGGGTCATGAGTGAGAAACGTAAAACCTTAGTGGCTTTTCATGAAGCTGGCCACGCTTTAGTGGGGGCCTTGATGCCTGACTATGACCCCGTTCAAAAAATCAGCATTATTCCCCGTGGCCGGGCCGGTGGGTTAACCTGGTTTACCCCCAGTGAAGATCGGATGGAGTCTGGGTTATATTCCCGGTCTTATCTACAAAATCAAATGGCTGTCGCTTTGGGTGGCCGGGTTGCTGAAGAAATCATCTTTGGTGAGGAAGAAGTGACCACTGGGGCCTCCAATGATTTGCAACAGGTGGCAAGAGTCGCTCGTCAGATGATTACTCGGTTTGGGATGAGCGATCGCTTAGGGCCCGTTGCTTTGGGCCGACAAGGTGGCAGCGTCTTCTTAGGTCGAGATATTGCGTCTGATCGGGATTTTTCTGATGAGACTGCCTCGGCCATTGATGAAGAAGTGCGTCAGTTAGTGGATACTGCTTATCAACGGGCTAAAGATGTGTTGGTTAGTAACCGTCAAATCTTGGATAAATTAGCAGAAATGTTGGTCGAGAAAGAAACTGTTGATTCAGATGAATTGCAAGAAATTTTAAGCAGCAATGAAGTGAAAATGGCAAGTATTGCCTAG
- a CDS encoding DegT/DnrJ/EryC1/StrS family aminotransferase, with protein MNTIPPVDLVRQHKLISEDLDAAVLEVVRSGRYIGGAAVSDFEQQFAQSVGTSQCVGCNSGTDALYLALRALNIGPGDEVITTPFTFIASAEIISLVGAKPVFVDIERTTFNLDLEALEAAITPQTKAIIPVHLFGQPVNMTRLLEIAQKHNLYIVEDCAQATGAKWGEQQVGNIGHIGCFSFFPTKNLGTCGDGGAVTTNDPAIADAIRVIKEHGSQVRYYHDVVGINSRLDAIQAAILQVKLPYLAQWNEQRREVAQRYHQLLNPIPGIQLPQEIEGGYHVWNQYTILVEHQEQEETLFRDRLKENLQKQGIISMIYYPIPLHLQKVYQKLGYQKGDFPVTEKAARQVLSLPMFPDLSLEEQEQVTYALKDHCA; from the coding sequence GTGAACACCATTCCCCCTGTCGATTTAGTCCGTCAACACAAGCTCATCAGTGAAGATCTTGATGCTGCTGTTCTCGAAGTCGTGCGTTCGGGTCGTTATATCGGTGGTGCTGCCGTCAGCGACTTTGAACAACAATTTGCTCAGTCTGTCGGAACCTCCCAATGTGTGGGCTGTAATTCAGGCACCGATGCCCTCTATTTAGCCCTGCGTGCCTTAAATATTGGCCCAGGGGATGAAGTTATCACCACCCCCTTTACCTTTATCGCCAGTGCTGAAATCATCAGTCTAGTGGGGGCTAAACCCGTTTTTGTGGATATTGAGCGCACCACCTTTAATTTAGACCTAGAAGCCCTAGAAGCCGCTATTACCCCCCAAACCAAAGCTATTATTCCCGTTCATTTATTTGGCCAACCCGTCAACATGACTCGTTTGTTGGAAATTGCCCAAAAACATAATCTCTACATCGTTGAAGACTGCGCCCAAGCAACGGGGGCTAAATGGGGAGAGCAACAGGTGGGCAATATTGGCCATATTGGTTGTTTTAGCTTCTTTCCTACCAAAAATCTCGGAACTTGTGGGGATGGAGGGGCCGTCACCACCAATGATCCGGCGATCGCTGATGCTATTCGTGTCATTAAAGAACATGGCTCCCAGGTCCGTTATTATCATGATGTCGTTGGTATCAATAGCCGTCTCGATGCGATACAGGCCGCTATTTTACAAGTTAAATTGCCTTATTTAGCGCAATGGAATGAGCAAAGAAGAGAGGTTGCTCAACGTTATCATCAATTATTAAACCCCATTCCAGGGATACAACTTCCCCAGGAAATTGAAGGAGGGTATCATGTCTGGAATCAATATACAATTTTGGTGGAACATCAAGAACAAGAAGAAACCCTTTTCCGCGATCGCCTGAAAGAAAACTTACAAAAACAAGGGATTATTTCGATGATTTATTATCCCATTCCCTTGCATTTACAAAAAGTTTATCAAAAGTTAGGCTATCAAAAAGGAGATTTTCCCGTCACCGAAAAAGCCGCCCGTCAAGTCTTATCTTTACCCATGTTTCCTGATCTTTCCTTAGAAGAACAAGAACAAGTTACCTACGCTTTAAAAGATCATTGTGCCTAA
- the leuD gene encoding 3-isopropylmalate dehydratase small subunit: MSQVTTISGQGIPLVGDDIDTDRIIPARFLRCVTFDGLGEQVFADDRSQLKGQHPFDQPQYQNAQILVVNANFGCGSSREHAPQAIMRWGIQAIVGESFAEIFFGNCIANGVPCVTASPEAIKTLQSLLQTNPQAQVTVDLTSKEIKCNDWVAPIAMGEGSRQMLLEGTWDSCGQLIQNLEEIKAKAPKLPYLAWHS, translated from the coding sequence ATGAGCCAAGTCACAACTATTTCCGGTCAAGGAATTCCCTTAGTTGGGGATGATATTGATACCGATCGCATTATTCCCGCGCGGTTTTTGCGTTGTGTTACCTTTGATGGGTTAGGAGAACAGGTATTTGCCGATGATCGCAGCCAATTAAAGGGACAACATCCCTTTGATCAGCCCCAATACCAAAATGCTCAGATTTTAGTGGTTAATGCTAATTTTGGCTGTGGTTCGTCACGGGAACACGCCCCCCAAGCGATTATGCGATGGGGTATACAGGCTATTGTGGGAGAAAGCTTTGCCGAGATCTTTTTTGGCAACTGTATCGCCAATGGCGTTCCTTGTGTTACCGCCTCCCCAGAAGCGATCAAAACCCTCCAAAGTCTACTCCAAACTAACCCCCAAGCTCAAGTTACCGTAGATTTAACTAGCAAAGAAATCAAGTGTAATGATTGGGTTGCGCCTATTGCTATGGGAGAAGGATCGCGTCAAATGCTATTAGAAGGCACTTGGGATAGCTGCGGACAGTTGATTCAAAACCTTGAAGAAATCAAGGCTAAAGCCCCCAAATTACCCTATCTGGCCTGGCATTCCTGA
- a CDS encoding pentapeptide repeat-containing protein produces MSNLGLIISDFMNVEELIWRYGQGDRDFSRLDLQRADLIQLDLSEANLSRTALDWANLSGTDLSRANLNRADLINARLISAKLVAADLTGANLSNADLSWVNLEEATLISADLSGANLKQTNLSYTDLRSANLSDANLSGAILSGAKLSRVDLSGANLSGVDLSGANLSRADLSGADLREADLTNANLYKADLSESKLQNIDFQEAFLQGANFSRSNLKGASLTGAILREVNLSLVTLSEFNLRAITFASEIDLSSANLKGANLKGAILRHANLGYGLLNKTYLSDSILRGANLIDASLRGGDLRNANFRNSNISDINLTEATMPDGSLHP; encoded by the coding sequence ATGTCAAACCTAGGTTTGATTATTTCAGATTTTATGAATGTTGAGGAGTTAATCTGGCGATATGGTCAGGGAGACAGGGATTTTAGTCGGCTGGATCTTCAGCGTGCCGATCTCATTCAGCTTGATCTCAGTGAAGCTAATTTAAGCCGTACCGCCTTAGATTGGGCTAATTTAAGCGGAACCGACCTCAGTCGTGCTAATTTGAACCGTGCTGACTTAATTAATGCCCGTCTCATCAGTGCTAAATTAGTCGCAGCAGATTTAACCGGAGCCAATCTGAGCAATGCGGATTTAAGTTGGGTAAATTTAGAAGAAGCAACCTTGATTAGTGCGGATTTAAGCGGGGCCAACCTCAAACAAACCAATCTCAGTTACACCGACCTCAGAAGTGCTAATCTCAGTGATGCTAACCTCAGTGGGGCTATTTTAAGTGGGGCAAAATTAAGTCGTGTAGATCTCAGTGGGGCCAATTTGAGTGGTGTGGATCTCAGTGGGGCCAATTTGAGTCGGGCCGATCTCAGTGGGGCCGATCTTAGAGAAGCTGACTTAACCAATGCCAATCTTTATAAAGCGGATCTCAGTGAAAGTAAGCTACAAAATATTGATTTCCAAGAAGCTTTTTTACAAGGGGCAAATTTTAGCCGCTCTAATTTAAAAGGAGCGAGTCTGACGGGAGCAATTTTACGAGAGGTGAATCTCAGTCTTGTTACTCTCTCTGAGTTTAATTTACGGGCGATCACCTTTGCCAGCGAAATTGATTTAAGTTCCGCTAATCTCAAAGGGGCTAACTTAAAAGGGGCAATCCTCCGTCATGCTAATTTGGGCTATGGATTACTCAATAAAACCTATTTAAGCGATAGTATTCTTCGGGGAGCTAATTTAATTGATGCGTCTTTGCGGGGGGGAGATCTGCGAAATGCTAACTTTCGGAATAGTAATATTAGTGATATTAATTTAACTGAGGCAACCATGCCTGATGGCAGTCTTCATCCCTAA
- the ureC gene encoding urease subunit alpha produces MSYRIDRQKYAAMFGPTIGDRVRLADTDLLIEVEADYTTYGEEVKFGGGKVIRDGMGQSPIINGEGEDQAADTVITNALILDHWGIVKADVGIKNGKIDKIGKAGNPYTQDSIDIIIGPGTEIIAGEGRILTPGGIDTHIHFICPQQIETALASGITTMIGGGTGPAAGTTATTCTPGPWHIYRMLQAADAFPINLGFFGKGNCSVPDGLVQQIKAGALGLKLHEDWGTTPAAIDTCLSVADEYDVQVAIHTDTLNEAGFVENTIAAFKNRVIHTFHTEGAGGGHAPDILRVCSYPNVLPASTNPTRPYTINTIAEHRDMLMVCHHLDPNIEEDVLFADSRIRKETIAAEDILHDLGVISIMASDSQAMGRVGEVIIRTWQTAHKMKVQRGFLPSQIPVSTTSDNDNFRAKRYIAKYTINPAIAHGISAYVGSIEPGKLADLCLWKPAFFGVKPEVVIKGGMIVWAQMGDPNASIPTPEPVYMRPMFGAFGGAIGATSLTFMSQASLELEIPQKLGLTSRVVAVSNTRNIGKANLIHNDATPHIEVNPETYEVRADGELLTAEPMDKLPMAQRYFLF; encoded by the coding sequence ATGAGTTATCGTATAGATCGTCAAAAATACGCCGCCATGTTTGGCCCCACTATCGGCGATCGCGTTCGTCTAGCCGATACAGATTTACTGATTGAAGTGGAAGCAGACTATACCACCTACGGCGAAGAAGTTAAATTTGGTGGTGGAAAAGTGATCCGCGATGGTATGGGACAATCCCCTATCATCAATGGAGAAGGGGAGGATCAAGCTGCTGATACCGTCATTACTAATGCTTTAATCCTCGACCACTGGGGCATCGTCAAAGCCGATGTCGGCATAAAAAACGGCAAAATTGACAAAATTGGCAAGGCAGGGAATCCTTACACCCAAGATAGCATTGATATTATTATTGGCCCTGGCACCGAAATTATCGCCGGAGAAGGGCGAATTTTGACCCCTGGAGGCATTGACACCCATATTCACTTCATTTGCCCCCAACAGATAGAAACTGCCCTGGCATCAGGCATTACCACGATGATCGGAGGGGGGACGGGGCCGGCCGCCGGAACGACTGCTACTACTTGTACTCCTGGCCCTTGGCATATTTACCGGATGTTACAAGCGGCCGATGCTTTCCCCATCAATTTAGGATTTTTTGGTAAGGGTAATTGTAGTGTTCCCGATGGATTAGTACAACAGATTAAAGCGGGGGCCTTGGGGTTAAAGCTTCATGAGGACTGGGGAACGACTCCTGCGGCCATTGATACTTGTTTGAGTGTAGCCGATGAATATGATGTACAGGTGGCGATTCATACGGATACGCTAAATGAGGCGGGATTTGTCGAAAATACTATCGCTGCCTTCAAAAATCGCGTAATTCATACTTTTCATACGGAAGGGGCCGGAGGGGGTCACGCGCCTGATATTTTGCGGGTTTGTAGCTATCCGAATGTGTTACCTGCTTCGACAAATCCGACTCGTCCTTATACGATTAATACTATCGCAGAACATCGAGATATGTTGATGGTTTGTCATCATCTTGATCCAAATATTGAGGAAGATGTTTTATTTGCTGATTCAAGAATTCGTAAAGAAACGATTGCGGCTGAAGATATTTTACATGATTTAGGTGTAATTAGTATTATGGCTTCTGATTCTCAGGCCATGGGAAGGGTAGGAGAAGTGATTATTAGGACTTGGCAAACTGCCCATAAAATGAAGGTACAACGAGGATTTTTACCGTCTCAGATTCCTGTTTCTACGACTTCAGATAATGATAATTTTCGGGCTAAACGATATATTGCTAAGTATACAATTAATCCGGCGATCGCTCATGGAATTTCGGCTTATGTGGGTTCTATTGAACCTGGAAAGTTAGCAGATTTATGTTTATGGAAACCTGCTTTTTTTGGGGTAAAACCGGAAGTTGTTATCAAAGGAGGGATGATAGTTTGGGCGCAAATGGGTGATCCTAATGCGAGTATTCCTACTCCTGAACCTGTCTATATGCGTCCCATGTTTGGGGCGTTTGGTGGGGCGATTGGGGCTACTTCTTTAACTTTTATGTCTCAAGCAAGTTTAGAGTTAGAAATTCCGCAAAAGTTGGGGTTAACTTCGAGAGTTGTTGCTGTTTCTAATACTCGTAATATTGGGAAAGCAAATCTGATTCATAATGACGCTACTCCTCATATTGAAGTGAACCCAGAAACTTATGAAGTGAGGGCCGATGGTGAATTATTGACGGCTGAACCTATGGATAAATTACCGATGGCACAGCGTTACTTTTTGTTTTGA
- a CDS encoding Uma2 family endonuclease, with amino-acid sequence MVQVVAKTKPVTFEEFAQWKPDGGLYELHDGVIIKMPQPVGEHEDITSFLAEKIMVEYLRLNLPYRIPKIVLIKSIESESAYSPDVLILNRPNLINEPLWKKLSTVTQCASIPLVIEVVSTNWRVDYLTKVKDYEEIGIPEYWIVDYLGLGGRRFIGNPKQPSILIHELIDEEYKITEFKGDQRIISPTFPELILTANQVFNAGA; translated from the coding sequence ATGGTTCAAGTTGTCGCTAAAACTAAACCAGTAACCTTTGAAGAATTTGCCCAGTGGAAACCAGATGGGGGACTCTATGAATTGCATGATGGAGTAATTATTAAAATGCCACAACCAGTAGGAGAACATGAGGATATTACTAGCTTTTTAGCTGAAAAAATCATGGTTGAGTATCTTCGTTTAAACTTACCCTACAGGATACCTAAAATCGTATTAATTAAGTCAATAGAAAGTGAATCAGCTTACTCACCAGATGTTTTAATATTAAATCGTCCCAACTTAATTAATGAACCTTTATGGAAAAAATTATCGACAGTAACTCAATGTGCATCTATTCCCTTAGTTATCGAAGTTGTTAGCACTAATTGGCGAGTTGATTACTTAACTAAAGTAAAAGATTATGAAGAAATAGGTATTCCTGAATATTGGATTGTCGATTATTTAGGATTAGGTGGTAGAAGATTTATCGGTAATCCTAAACAACCAAGTATCTTAATTCACGAACTGATAGATGAAGAATATAAAATCACTGAATTTAAGGGTGATCAAAGAATCATATCACCAACTTTTCCAGAATTAATTTTAACAGCTAACCAAGTTTTTAACGCGGGTGCTTAA
- the ruvB gene encoding Holliday junction branch migration DNA helicase RuvB, which translates to MAIKRSKPSQNHPPKSSKSPDVKVETEKKELLSQKATEGEKDNLEESIRPHRLNDYIGQQDLKDVLEIVMGAAKTRNEPIDHLLLYGPPGLGKTTISLILASEMGVNCKITAAPALERPRDITGLLVNLKPGDILFVDEIHRLNRLTEELLYPAMEDYRLDITIGKGQAARTRSIPLPKFTLVGATTKVGALTSPLRDRFGLIQRLKFYEPDELSLIILRTAKILNTLITQEGAQEIARRSRGTPRIANRLLRRVRDYIQVKKFETITQELAAEALDIYQVDPQGLDWTDRLILTTMMKQFNGGPVGLDAIAASTGEDTKTIEEVYEPYLLQIGYLNRTPRGRVVTAAAYQHLGETGEEQLSIFDDLP; encoded by the coding sequence ATGGCTATTAAACGCTCCAAACCCTCTCAAAATCACCCCCCCAAATCATCAAAATCTCCTGATGTTAAAGTAGAAACAGAAAAAAAAGAGCTACTATCCCAAAAAGCAACAGAGGGAGAAAAAGATAACTTAGAAGAAAGTATTCGTCCTCATCGCCTTAATGATTATATTGGACAACAGGATCTTAAAGATGTTTTAGAAATTGTCATGGGAGCCGCTAAAACCAGAAATGAACCCATCGACCACTTATTATTATATGGGCCGCCTGGTTTGGGTAAAACCACAATTTCTTTGATTTTAGCCTCAGAAATGGGTGTTAATTGTAAAATTACAGCCGCCCCTGCCTTAGAAAGACCGAGAGATATTACAGGATTATTAGTTAATCTTAAACCAGGAGATATTCTCTTTGTTGATGAAATTCATCGCCTCAATCGCTTAACAGAAGAACTGCTTTATCCCGCCATGGAAGACTATCGTCTTGATATTACCATTGGTAAAGGACAAGCTGCCAGAACAAGAAGTATTCCCTTACCCAAATTTACCTTAGTCGGGGCAACTACTAAAGTTGGGGCCCTAACCTCACCCCTACGCGATCGCTTTGGACTAATTCAACGCTTAAAATTTTATGAACCTGATGAATTAAGCTTAATTATTTTACGCACTGCCAAGATTTTAAACACCTTAATTACCCAAGAAGGGGCCCAAGAAATTGCCCGTCGTTCCAGAGGAACCCCTCGTATTGCTAACCGTTTATTACGACGAGTTAGAGATTATATTCAGGTCAAAAAATTCGAGACAATTACTCAAGAATTAGCCGCAGAAGCCTTAGATATTTATCAAGTTGATCCCCAAGGACTAGACTGGACAGATCGCCTCATTTTAACCACCATGATGAAGCAATTTAATGGGGGCCCTGTGGGGTTAGACGCGATCGCGGCTTCTACAGGAGAAGACACCAAAACCATTGAAGAAGTTTACGAACCCTATTTATTACAAATAGGCTATCTTAATCGCACCCCAAGGGGAAGAGTTGTTACTGCTGCGGCCTATCAACATTTAGGGGAAACGGGAGAAGAACAGTTATCAATTTTTGATGATTTGCCGTAA